One Nocardiopsis gilva YIM 90087 genomic window, AACGGATCCGGATCGCCCAGGACATCCTGGAACGGCCGCTGGTGCTGGAGAACCCGAGCAGCTACCTCGAGTACACCGAATCGACGCTGACCGAGTGGGAGTTCCTGGCGCGAATGGCGGAGGAGTCCGGGTGCGGCCTGTTGCTGGACGTGAACAACGTCTATGTCTCGGCCCGCAACCACGGATTCGATCCCGACACGTACCTTCGTGCGATGCCCGCGGAGCGAGTGGTGCAGATGCACCTGGCCGGGCACACCGACCGCGGCACCCACGTCATCGACACCCACGACCGACCGGTCGCCGGTCCGGTGTGGGACCTGTACCGCCACGCGCTGGACCGAACGGGCGGTGTGTCCACGCTGCTGGAGTGGGACGACCACATCCCGCCGTTCCCCGATCTCCTCGACGAACTCGCGCGGGCCCGCGCGTTCGCGGCCGGGGCGGGGAGGCCAGGAGTGGTTCACGACCATGCCGGATGACGCGCTGCACCGAACACAGGCGTGGCTGCAGTCGGCGATCCTGGACCCCGTCTCCGCGGACGCGGCGCCGGAGTTCGTGACCGCGTCCACCACACTCACGGCACGGGACCGCCTCGCCATTTACCAACAGGGGTACCGGGCGCGGCTGGTCGAGTGTATGCGGGCCCACTTTCCGGTGCTCCACCGTCTACTCGACGACGAGGTCTTCGACGCGTTCGCCCTGGAATACCTGCGCAGGCGACCGTCGCGGAGCCACACCCTGCACGTCCTCGGTGACGGGTTCAGCGACTTTCTGCGGGAGACCCGGCCGGAGGAGGATCCGGCAGCCGATGACGGATGGATCGCCACGCTCATCGACCTCACGCACTTCGAGCGGGCCTTCGCCGGGGCCTACGCAGCGTCCGGCCCCGAGGGGCGCGTCTACCCGACCCCTGAGGATCTGCCGGAGGCAGGGAGCCAGGCGTGGGCGGCGACCGTGCTCGTGCTCGCACCGTGTGCCCGGCTGATGCGCGCAGGGGCACCGGTGCACACCTTCGCGGCGGCGGTCCGCCGCGGCGAGGAGCCGCCGATACCGCCGCGCTCCCCGGTGTACCTCTGCCTGTCTCGACTCGATTTCACCGTGACCGTGACCGAACTCGAGGCGCGCGAGTTCGATCTGCTGTCCCGTCTGGCGGCGGGAGCGGCTCTTGGAAGGGCGGCGACCGGGGCACGGGCGTCGGTCGCCCGGTCTGACGCCGCTGTGCGCCGATGGTTGGACCGCTGCCTGTTCAGCACATGTACAACGGCCCAGCCGATGACGGCGGGCTGACACGCCAGTGAAGGAATGAGGAGTCCCGATCATGCAGCAGAAGCTCGCCGAGGCCGTCTATACCAAGCCCGACGCCAGCAAGCCCATCGAATCCATCGAGGAGCTGTTCTCTCACCTGTACGACGCCTCGCGGGTAGAGATGCAGTCGATTCCGATGTACCTGTACGCGGCCTACTCCATCGAGACCCAGAACTCCTCGCAGTGGGCACCGGGGGTCGGGGCGTTTCGGCTCATCAAGAGCGTCGTCATCGAGGAGATGCTGCATCTCGCTTTGGCACGGAACCTGATCATTTCCATCGGCTACGGCGACCGCATCCACTTCAGCGACAAGGGGTTCATTCCCAACTATCCGTGCGAGATGCTGCATCGCAACCCCAAGGACCCGCTGACACTCCACCTGGAGCAGCTCACTCCGCAGCTGGTCAAGGATGTCTTCATGAAGTTCGAACAGCCAGCGAAGAAGGGGGCGCCCCCGCAATCAGAGGACTACGACTCGCTCGGCCAGTTCTACCGGGCGATCTATGACGGCTTCCTTCGGCTGGCCGGGATCGACGAGAAGGACATCAAGAAGTTCGGCGAACCGATCAAACCCGAGAAGAAGTTCGAGTTCGATGCCACAAGGATGGAATGGCTGTTCAAAGAGAACCGGCCCGACCTGCAGTACGTGGAGACCTATTGGAACGAGGGCGGGGGCGGATCACCGATCGTCGTCCACGATCTCTACTCTGCGCTCAAAGCGATCAACGTCATCGTGGAGCAGGGCGAGGGGATGGACCAGGATCACCAGGTCGTTCCCAAGAATCCG contains:
- the bufB gene encoding MNIO family bufferin maturase, which encodes MPPARLGLPDLGFGVGLRACHYSYVLTHRPQVDWFEVITENFLDVEGFARHVLEQVADSYPVVMHGVSMSIGSSDPLDLDYLRRVRRLADGCGAAWVSDHLCWTGVLGINTHDLLPMPFTEQSLRHVVERIRIAQDILERPLVLENPSSYLEYTESTLTEWEFLARMAEESGCGLLLDVNNVYVSARNHGFDPDTYLRAMPAERVVQMHLAGHTDRGTHVIDTHDRPVAGPVWDLYRHALDRTGGVSTLLEWDDHIPPFPDLLDELARARAFAAGAGRPGVVHDHAG
- a CDS encoding ferritin-like domain-containing protein, giving the protein MQQKLAEAVYTKPDASKPIESIEELFSHLYDASRVEMQSIPMYLYAAYSIETQNSSQWAPGVGAFRLIKSVVIEEMLHLALARNLIISIGYGDRIHFSDKGFIPNYPCEMLHRNPKDPLTLHLEQLTPQLVKDVFMKFEQPAKKGAPPQSEDYDSLGQFYRAIYDGFLRLAGIDEKDIKKFGEPIKPEKKFEFDATRMEWLFKENRPDLQYVETYWNEGGGGSPIVVHDLYSALKAINVIVEQGEGMDQDHQVVPKNPANPQPGQFEFPHYIKFKRIAEEWEPIGNVYSVPPDPKVHMYPEDDGIRDLALLCNAAYIYTLRLLDELYRTSWKDMKPGEELTRYGIERKFIAAMQGILFGAIRELVQRTIPFGEFKGCNAAPTFEYYEFPKGKDMTQHLREMCEKVIPHSPRLGGDNSVLWLIDKMPELKPLSPLPPIPESQK
- a CDS encoding HvfC/BufC N-terminal domain-containing protein codes for the protein MPDDALHRTQAWLQSAILDPVSADAAPEFVTASTTLTARDRLAIYQQGYRARLVECMRAHFPVLHRLLDDEVFDAFALEYLRRRPSRSHTLHVLGDGFSDFLRETRPEEDPAADDGWIATLIDLTHFERAFAGAYAASGPEGRVYPTPEDLPEAGSQAWAATVLVLAPCARLMRAGAPVHTFAAAVRRGEEPPIPPRSPVYLCLSRLDFTVTVTELEAREFDLLSRLAAGAALGRAATGARASVARSDAAVRRWLDRCLFSTCTTAQPMTAG